The following proteins are encoded in a genomic region of Hymenobacter siberiensis:
- a CDS encoding tetratricopeptide repeat protein, whose amino-acid sequence MSKIPYTGKSQQARQGQANQPTNVPADPLAPAEEFVPSENPLLEDPDALAARLAESEDFVRNNRSLLLGILAVVVLAVVGGFGYYTWRNQQDSKAQAIMFRAVNNWEADSLSKAIKGDGKAPGLTTVANEYGSTKAGNLANFYAGVASLKQGKFKEALDFLEDFSSDDYLVQSRAYSLMGDAQLELNKPKEAADLYAKAADHNANEFFSPGYLLKEGTARELAKDDEGAVKAYDRIITDYPTAQEVAEARQYKAKLEK is encoded by the coding sequence ATGTCGAAGATTCCCTACACTGGCAAGAGCCAGCAGGCCCGCCAGGGGCAAGCAAACCAGCCGACCAACGTGCCCGCCGACCCGCTGGCCCCGGCTGAAGAATTTGTTCCGTCCGAAAACCCGCTGCTGGAAGACCCGGACGCCCTGGCTGCCCGCCTGGCCGAGTCCGAGGATTTTGTGCGCAACAACCGCAGCCTGCTGCTGGGGATTCTGGCCGTGGTGGTGTTGGCCGTGGTGGGAGGCTTTGGCTACTACACCTGGCGCAACCAGCAGGACTCGAAGGCCCAGGCCATCATGTTCCGCGCCGTGAACAACTGGGAGGCCGACTCGCTCAGCAAAGCCATCAAAGGCGACGGCAAGGCTCCTGGCCTGACCACCGTGGCCAACGAGTACGGCAGCACGAAGGCCGGTAACCTCGCCAATTTCTATGCCGGCGTGGCTTCCCTGAAGCAGGGTAAGTTTAAGGAAGCCCTCGATTTCCTCGAAGATTTCAGCTCCGACGACTATCTGGTGCAAAGCCGCGCCTACTCGCTGATGGGCGATGCGCAGCTGGAGCTGAACAAGCCCAAGGAAGCTGCCGACCTCTACGCCAAAGCCGCCGACCACAACGCCAATGAGTTTTTCTCGCCCGGCTATTTGTTGAAAGAAGGCACGGCCCGCGAGCTTGCCAAAGATGACGAAGGCGCCGTGAAAGCCTACGACCGCATCATCACCGATTACCCCACGGCCCAGGAAGTGGCGGAAGCCCGCCAGTACAAAGCCAAGCTGGAAAAATAA
- the ribH gene encoding 6,7-dimethyl-8-ribityllumazine synthase: protein MATSLQHLSEYDASAFIDISNKRFGLVVSDWNREITDVLSTGAYDTLIKHGAVADNIYRNSVPGSFELTLGAQFLAQHEEIDAVICLGVVIQGETKHDDYICHAVAQGITQVGLKFNKPVIFGLVTTNTLEQALDRAGGKHGNKGVEAAVAAIQMLSF from the coding sequence ATGGCGACTTCCCTTCAACACCTGAGCGAATACGACGCTTCTGCATTCATCGACATCAGCAACAAGCGGTTTGGGCTGGTGGTGTCCGACTGGAACCGCGAGATAACCGACGTGCTCAGCACCGGGGCCTACGATACCTTGATAAAGCACGGGGCCGTGGCCGACAACATTTACCGCAATAGCGTGCCCGGCAGCTTTGAGCTGACCCTGGGCGCACAGTTTCTGGCTCAGCACGAGGAGATTGATGCGGTCATTTGCCTGGGCGTGGTCATTCAGGGCGAAACCAAGCACGACGACTATATTTGCCACGCGGTGGCACAAGGCATCACCCAGGTAGGCCTGAAGTTCAACAAGCCCGTAATTTTTGGGTTGGTGACCACCAATACCCTGGAGCAGGCCCTGGACCGGGCTGGTGGAAAGCACGGCAATAAGGGAGTAGAAGCCGCTGTGGCTGCTATCCAAATGCTAAGCTTTTAA
- a CDS encoding type III pantothenate kinase, producing the protein MRTLVLDIGNTAVKAGSFDGPLLREMVAGLTPASVRELVLRWQPLHVIVASVAEAAVLAVEELQDIVPGQVLGFSPGTTPVPLRNTYATPHTLGADRLAAAVGAAGLRPGQDTLIIDAGTALKFDLVTADGTYHGGSIAPGLAMRLQALHTFTGRLPLLELPAPDATISLLGDSTTGSLLSGVVNGTVAEITGLVARYQQQYPGIGVLLTGGDAAFLAARLPARIFVVPELVLLGLNRILVYHVDK; encoded by the coding sequence ATGCGGACACTGGTTCTGGACATTGGCAATACGGCCGTGAAGGCGGGCAGCTTCGATGGCCCGCTGCTGCGCGAAATGGTGGCCGGCCTCACGCCGGCATCGGTGCGGGAGCTGGTGCTGCGCTGGCAGCCCTTGCACGTCATCGTGGCCTCGGTGGCGGAGGCGGCGGTGCTGGCCGTGGAAGAGTTGCAGGACATCGTGCCGGGCCAGGTGCTGGGCTTTAGCCCGGGCACTACGCCCGTGCCGCTGCGCAATACCTACGCCACGCCCCACACGCTGGGGGCCGACCGGCTGGCGGCCGCCGTGGGCGCGGCCGGCCTGCGCCCCGGCCAGGATACGCTCATCATCGACGCGGGCACGGCCCTGAAATTCGACCTCGTGACGGCCGACGGTACCTACCACGGCGGCAGCATTGCGCCGGGGCTGGCCATGCGGCTGCAGGCGCTGCACACCTTCACGGGGCGGCTACCGCTGCTGGAATTACCCGCTCCCGATGCAACGATTTCGCTCCTTGGCGACTCCACTACCGGGAGCCTGCTGAGCGGCGTAGTGAACGGCACGGTGGCCGAAATCACTGGTTTAGTGGCTCGTTATCAGCAGCAATACCCCGGTATTGGGGTGTTGCTGACCGGGGGCGATGCGGCGTTTCTGGCAGCGCGGCTCCCGGCTCGTATCTTTGTAGTGCCCGAGCTGGTGCTGCTTGGTCTTAATCGGATTCTAGTTTATCATGTTGACAAATAA
- a CDS encoding pseudouridine synthase: protein MGKKHFSEDKADRRGGRSAGGPGGFGGGAAGRSERPGASRGGERGGERSNDRGNSGGNGRPASNGAFGRPATNGAFGRPSGGAFGGGRKFDGGGEKRPYGSSYGGGERREGGSSFGGGKSFGNDRPFERRDERPRLGKEQRTGTSYGRSAEPRPERGSFGGDRSDRGEQRGPATDARPVRPYQPKENWNGQPYRRDGEKAVPRGEPGERNRKFQKSNPYEPAADSSPRGGGSFGRSTPRETESFDRSESRSDERGPNRPIRSARPFEANPPQPREERGERNERRDANIERADAGNADYRADQAAFGRKFTPGAFGRRDGAPATGRSTGERPGAYEKRSTERWTPAPGSFAERREALKAQERSVRRSGTGYGASVDKPRPARPTVQENRADKPRFGERPGEAPDYKNLKHYEQDKTRGNKRRREEEDDSNTDELRLNRYIANAGICSRREADALIAAGEIKVNGEVVTEMGYKVLPEDTVQYGKTNLNREKSVYVLLNKPKDFITTTEDPEGRRTVMDLVASASKERIFPVGRLDRNTTGLLLFTNDGEVAQKLSHPSHKNKKIYQVELSQPLAEEDLRKIVEGLELEDGKAEVDDVAVVAGNAHFVGIEIHIGRNRIVRRIFEHLGYEVVALDRVQYAGLTKKDLPRGKWRFLSEQEVIRMKYFL, encoded by the coding sequence ATGGGCAAGAAACATTTTTCAGAAGATAAAGCGGACCGTCGCGGCGGCCGCAGTGCCGGCGGTCCCGGTGGCTTTGGTGGCGGTGCTGCCGGCCGGAGCGAGCGGCCTGGCGCAAGCCGTGGTGGTGAGCGTGGTGGTGAGCGCAGCAACGACCGTGGGAATTCCGGCGGCAACGGCCGCCCGGCTTCAAACGGCGCATTTGGCCGCCCCGCAACCAATGGTGCCTTCGGCCGCCCATCGGGCGGAGCCTTTGGCGGTGGTAGGAAATTTGACGGCGGTGGCGAGAAGCGTCCCTATGGCAGCAGCTACGGTGGCGGCGAGCGTCGCGAAGGCGGTAGCAGCTTCGGCGGCGGCAAAAGCTTCGGCAACGACCGGCCTTTCGAGCGCCGCGACGAGCGGCCCCGCTTGGGCAAGGAGCAGCGCACCGGCACCAGCTACGGCCGTAGCGCCGAGCCCCGCCCCGAGCGCGGCAGCTTCGGTGGCGACCGCAGCGACCGTGGCGAGCAGCGTGGCCCCGCCACCGATGCCCGGCCCGTGCGCCCGTATCAGCCCAAAGAAAACTGGAATGGCCAGCCCTACCGCCGCGACGGCGAAAAGGCCGTGCCCCGGGGCGAGCCCGGTGAGCGCAACCGCAAATTCCAGAAGAGCAACCCCTACGAGCCGGCCGCCGACAGCAGCCCGCGCGGCGGTGGCAGCTTCGGCCGCAGCACGCCCCGCGAAACGGAAAGCTTCGACCGCAGCGAGAGCCGCAGCGATGAGCGCGGCCCGAACCGGCCCATCCGCTCGGCCCGGCCGTTTGAGGCCAACCCGCCACAGCCCCGCGAGGAGCGTGGCGAGCGCAATGAGCGCCGCGATGCCAACATTGAGCGCGCCGACGCCGGCAATGCCGACTACCGCGCCGACCAGGCCGCGTTTGGCCGCAAGTTCACGCCCGGCGCCTTTGGCCGCCGCGATGGTGCGCCGGCCACTGGCCGCAGCACCGGCGAGCGTCCCGGTGCCTACGAAAAGCGCAGCACCGAGCGTTGGACGCCCGCACCCGGCAGCTTTGCCGAGCGCCGTGAGGCTCTGAAAGCGCAGGAACGTAGCGTGCGCCGCTCAGGCACGGGCTATGGTGCCAGCGTGGACAAGCCCCGGCCGGCCCGCCCCACCGTGCAGGAAAACCGCGCCGACAAGCCCCGCTTCGGCGAGCGCCCCGGCGAGGCGCCCGACTACAAAAACCTGAAGCACTACGAGCAGGACAAAACCCGTGGTAACAAGCGCCGCCGTGAAGAGGAAGATGATTCCAACACCGACGAGCTGCGCCTGAACCGCTATATCGCCAACGCGGGCATTTGCTCGCGCCGCGAGGCCGATGCCCTGATTGCCGCCGGCGAAATCAAGGTAAACGGTGAAGTGGTTACCGAAATGGGCTACAAAGTGCTACCCGAGGACACCGTGCAGTACGGCAAGACCAATCTTAACCGCGAGAAGTCGGTGTACGTGCTGCTGAACAAGCCCAAGGACTTCATCACGACCACGGAAGACCCGGAGGGCCGCCGCACGGTGATGGACCTGGTGGCTAGTGCCTCGAAGGAGCGCATTTTCCCGGTGGGCCGGCTCGACCGCAACACCACGGGCCTGCTGCTCTTCACCAACGATGGTGAGGTAGCCCAGAAGCTTTCGCACCCTTCGCACAAGAACAAAAAAATATACCAGGTAGAGCTGAGCCAGCCGCTGGCCGAGGAGGACCTGCGCAAGATTGTGGAAGGCCTGGAGCTGGAAGATGGCAAAGCCGAGGTGGACGATGTGGCCGTAGTGGCCGGCAACGCGCACTTCGTGGGCATTGAAATCCATATTGGCCGCAACCGCATCGTGCGCCGCATTTTCGAGCACCTCGGCTACGAAGTCGTGGCCTTGGACCGTGTGCAGTACGCCGGCCTCACCAAGAAGGACCTGCCGCGTGGCAAATGGCGCTTCCTGAGTGAGCAGGAGGTGATTCGTATGAAGTACTTCCTGTAG
- the pdhA gene encoding pyruvate dehydrogenase (acetyl-transferring) E1 component subunit alpha, protein MQWYEQMQLMRKFEDKAGQLYGQQKIKGFCHLYIGQEACVAGAVSALEKGDKYITAYRDHAHPLALGTSPNAVMAELFAKATGCSKGKGGSMHMFDKEVGFMGGHGIVGAQVPMGAGIAFAEKYNKTGKLCICSMGDGAVRQGALHEAFNMAMLWKLPVIFVIENNGYAMGTSVARTSNVTDLYKIGLSYDMPSEPVNGMRVEDVHEAVARAAERARAGEGPTLLELKTYRYKGHSMSDPAKYRTKEELEDYRHRDAIEGVRHTILTNNMATEADLEAIDERIKAEVQASVEFAENSPYPTPDELYKDVYVQTDYPYIHD, encoded by the coding sequence ATGCAGTGGTACGAGCAAATGCAGCTCATGCGCAAGTTTGAGGACAAGGCCGGGCAGCTCTATGGTCAGCAAAAAATCAAAGGCTTCTGCCACCTCTACATCGGCCAGGAGGCTTGCGTAGCCGGTGCCGTGTCGGCTTTGGAAAAAGGCGACAAGTACATCACCGCCTACCGCGACCATGCCCATCCGCTGGCGCTGGGCACTTCGCCCAATGCCGTGATGGCCGAGCTGTTTGCCAAAGCCACCGGCTGCTCGAAAGGCAAGGGCGGCTCGATGCACATGTTCGATAAGGAGGTTGGTTTCATGGGTGGCCACGGCATTGTGGGTGCCCAGGTGCCAATGGGCGCGGGCATTGCCTTCGCCGAAAAGTATAACAAGACGGGCAAGCTCTGCATTTGCTCGATGGGCGATGGCGCGGTGCGTCAGGGTGCCCTGCACGAGGCCTTCAACATGGCCATGCTGTGGAAGCTGCCGGTCATCTTCGTAATTGAGAACAACGGCTACGCCATGGGCACGTCGGTGGCCCGCACATCGAACGTGACGGACCTCTATAAGATTGGCCTGAGCTATGACATGCCTTCCGAGCCCGTGAACGGCATGCGCGTCGAAGACGTGCACGAGGCCGTGGCCCGCGCCGCCGAGCGCGCCCGCGCCGGCGAAGGCCCCACGCTGCTCGAGCTCAAGACCTACCGCTACAAGGGCCACTCGATGAGCGACCCGGCCAAGTACCGCACCAAAGAGGAGCTGGAGGACTACCGCCACCGCGATGCCATCGAAGGCGTGCGCCACACCATCCTCACGAATAACATGGCCACGGAGGCCGACCTCGAAGCCATTGATGAGCGCATCAAAGCCGAAGTACAGGCTTCGGTGGAGTTCGCCGAAAATTCGCCCTACCCCACGCCCGACGAACTGTACAAGGACGTGTACGTGCAGACCGACTATCCCTACATCCACGACTAA
- a CDS encoding TraR/DksA family transcriptional regulator codes for MNDDNIRYSREDLNEFDQIIQEKLTSARKELSFIKETLNRSNESGTDTTASSAKVLEDGAETAEKESMNQLASRQLKFIQQLENAQIRIKNGTYGVCIGTGKLIPKDRLRAVPHTQHSIEAKMARRD; via the coding sequence ATGAACGACGACAACATTCGCTATTCGCGGGAGGACTTGAATGAGTTCGACCAGATTATCCAGGAAAAACTGACATCTGCCCGCAAGGAACTGTCTTTCATCAAAGAAACCCTGAACCGCAGCAACGAATCGGGTACCGACACCACGGCCTCATCGGCCAAAGTATTGGAAGACGGTGCCGAAACTGCTGAGAAGGAAAGCATGAACCAGCTGGCCTCGCGCCAGCTGAAATTCATTCAGCAGCTCGAAAACGCGCAGATTCGCATCAAAAACGGCACTTACGGCGTGTGTATCGGCACTGGTAAGCTCATCCCCAAGGACCGCCTGCGGGCCGTGCCCCATACCCAGCATTCTATTGAAGCCAAAATGGCCCGGCGCGACTAA